From Toxorhynchites rutilus septentrionalis strain SRP chromosome 2, ASM2978413v1, whole genome shotgun sequence, a single genomic window includes:
- the LOC129764185 gene encoding transcription initiation factor TFIID subunit 8-like: MAEFNATQMARRKFLQMAISSQLLEHDFDNADKECLETLTEMMQSFIVELGQSARNYCELAGRTQPVIGDVVIALINMGISVRGLESFAKREGRQILPQPQLAQAQKQPSILQAGQKNSHPTHIPNHLPSLPDPHAYIRTPTYKQPVTEYEAIREKAASQKRDIEKALTKFLAKTSEVHSLFDNEDNPMFPLIACKPSFPPYLQALNPTDQIFDFEELEYYYQVANRKEDPAETKEDDDDDDGEDGEGKRGDDKDTDGKDSESTSPIKSECHGAGGESKMGPPTVTVSTASGNITTAQINLTNNSPTIDNPYLRAATIPRKVKSEGASGLF; encoded by the exons ATGGCAGAATTCAACGCCACTCAAATGGCCCGGAGGAAGTTCCTCCAAATGGCTATATCATCACAACTGCTAGAGCATGATTTCGATAACGCCGACAAAGAATGTCTGGAAACGCTCACGGAAATGATGCAAAGCT TTATTGTTGAACTGGGTCAGTCAGCGCGAAACTATTGCGAACTAGCAGGCAGAACGCAACCCGTTATAGGAGACGTTGTGATTGCCCTGATCAATATGGGAATTTCCGTCAGAGGGTTGGAATCGTTCGCTAAACGCGAGGGTCGTCAAATTCTCCCCCAGCCCCAGCTGGCGCAAGCACAGAAGCAACCGAGTATCCTCCAAGCTGGACAAAAAAACTCTCACCCAACGCACATTCCCAACCATTTGCCCTCTCTGCCCGATCCGCACGCTTACATTCGAACACCG ACATACAAACAACCGGTCACCGAGTATGAAGCCATTCGGGAGAAGGCAGCCTCCCAGAAGCGCGACATCGAGAAGGCACTCACAAAATTCCTAGCCAAGACCAGCGAGGTTCACAGCCTCTTCGACAACGAGGACAATCCGATGTTCCCGCTGATCGCATGTAAACCCTCCTTCCCGCCGTACCTCCAAGCTTTGAATCCCACCGATCAAATCTTCGACTTCGAGGAATTGGAATACTACTATCAGGTAGCGAACCGGAAGGAGGACCCAGCCGAAACGAAGGAGGATGATGACGACGACGATGGTGAGGACGGCGAAGGGAAGCGTGGCGACGACAAGGATACCGATGGGAAGGATAGCGAGTCGACTTCGCCGATTAAGAGCGAATGTCACGGCGCGGGTGGTGAAAGCAAAATGGGTCCTCCGACGGTGACGGTTTCGACGGCCAGCGGAAATATCACGACGGCGCAGATTAATCTGACCAACAACAGTCCGACGATCGACAATCCGTACCTGCGGGCGGCCACGATTCCACGGAAGGTGAAGAGTGAGGGAGCTTCGGGGTTATTCTAG